The Pseudophaeobacter arcticus DSM 23566 genome includes a region encoding these proteins:
- a CDS encoding 4a-hydroxytetrahydrobiopterin dehydratase — MTEKLSEATRGPLLDPLFANGWQMVEGRDALTKTFTFGSFVEAFGWMTRAAIWAEKWDHHPEWSNIYNRVTVVLTTHDVDGISAQDAKLARKLDSLA, encoded by the coding sequence ATGACTGAGAAACTATCAGAGGCCACGCGAGGGCCGCTACTGGATCCGCTGTTTGCAAACGGCTGGCAGATGGTCGAGGGGCGTGATGCCCTGACAAAGACGTTCACTTTTGGCAGTTTTGTCGAGGCCTTTGGCTGGATGACCCGTGCCGCGATCTGGGCTGAAAAATGGGATCACCATCCAGAGTGGAGCAATATCTACAATCGGGTCACGGTTGTGCTCACCACCCATGATGTGGATGGGATCTCGGCGCAGGATGCCAAGCTGGCGCGAAAACTCGACAGCCTGGCCTGA
- a CDS encoding GNAT family N-acetyltransferase encodes MDHKPVEIRVLGSLSQIAAADWDACACPETSDGGRPLDPFTTYRFLSALEQSGSVGLGTGWQPQYLTAYLDGTLIACAPLYAKSHSQGEYIFDHNWAHAYEQAGGRYYPKLQIAVPFTPATGRRLLVRPGYERIGQSALVQGAVQLAADNQVSSLHVTFCTSQEAEIGTEMGLMPRVSQQFHWLNEGYADFDGFLTALSSRKRKNIRKERAQAQRFGGAIHSYTGDQIRPEHWDAFWAFYQDTGARKWGRPYLTREFFSIIHETMSDDLHLILAERDGYPVAGALNLIGRETLYGRYWGCLEHHPCLHFELCYYQAIDFAIANQLSRIEAGAQGEHKLARGYLPVETHSLHWIGDAGFAEAVSRYLEAERAAVAEEVEVLTSYGPFRKAKVEEQE; translated from the coding sequence ATGGATCACAAACCAGTTGAAATTCGCGTGCTTGGCAGCCTGTCGCAGATTGCGGCAGCGGATTGGGATGCCTGTGCCTGCCCTGAAACCTCTGATGGCGGGCGCCCCTTGGATCCCTTTACCACCTATCGGTTTCTCAGCGCGCTCGAACAAAGCGGATCGGTGGGGCTAGGTACAGGCTGGCAGCCGCAATACCTGACCGCCTATCTCGATGGGACCCTGATTGCCTGCGCGCCGCTTTATGCCAAATCGCACAGCCAGGGTGAATATATCTTTGATCACAACTGGGCCCATGCCTATGAGCAGGCCGGCGGGCGCTATTATCCCAAGTTACAGATCGCAGTGCCCTTTACCCCTGCCACGGGGCGGCGGTTGCTGGTGCGGCCTGGCTATGAGCGGATCGGCCAATCGGCGCTGGTGCAGGGGGCGGTGCAGCTTGCCGCGGACAATCAGGTCTCATCGCTGCATGTGACCTTTTGCACCTCACAAGAGGCGGAGATCGGCACTGAGATGGGGCTGATGCCACGGGTGAGCCAGCAGTTTCACTGGCTCAACGAAGGCTATGCGGATTTTGACGGCTTTCTGACGGCGCTTTCGTCACGCAAGCGCAAAAACATCCGAAAGGAACGCGCCCAGGCACAGCGCTTTGGCGGCGCAATCCATAGCTACACCGGAGACCAGATCCGCCCCGAACACTGGGATGCCTTCTGGGCCTTTTATCAGGATACCGGAGCGCGCAAATGGGGCAGGCCCTATCTGACGCGGGAGTTCTTTTCGATCATCCACGAGACCATGTCCGATGATCTGCATCTCATTCTGGCGGAACGTGACGGCTACCCGGTTGCGGGCGCGTTGAATCTTATCGGGCGTGAGACCCTATATGGGCGCTACTGGGGCTGCCTGGAACACCACCCCTGTTTACACTTTGAATTATGCTACTATCAGGCCATTGATTTTGCCATTGCCAATCAGCTGTCACGGATTGAGGCTGGCGCGCAGGGCGAACACAAACTGGCACGTGGTTATTTGCCGGTGGAGACCCACAGCCTGCACTGGATAGGCGATGCCGGCTTTGCCGAGGCTGTCAGCCGGTATCTTGAGGCCGAGCGGGCAGCGGTGGCAGAAGAGGTCGAGGTGCTGACCAGCTATGGGCCGTTTCGCAAAGCAAAGGTGGAGGAACAGGAATGA
- a CDS encoding peroxiredoxin codes for MISAGDKLPDATLTQMGAEGPEPVQMADKVKGRKVAIFAVPGAFTPTCHSAHVPSFIRTKDQFAAKGVDEIICISANDPFVMQAWGEATGATAAGISMLADAESAFTDAIGMRFDAPPAGLIGRSLRYAMLVEDGVVTQLNMEENPGQCELSAGEGLLASMG; via the coding sequence ATGATTTCTGCTGGAGATAAACTGCCTGATGCCACGCTCACCCAAATGGGCGCTGAAGGCCCCGAACCAGTGCAGATGGCCGATAAGGTAAAGGGGCGCAAAGTAGCCATTTTTGCGGTGCCCGGTGCCTTTACCCCAACCTGTCATTCCGCCCATGTGCCCAGCTTTATCCGCACCAAGGATCAGTTTGCCGCCAAAGGCGTCGACGAGATCATCTGCATCTCGGCCAATGACCCCTTTGTGATGCAGGCCTGGGGCGAAGCCACCGGTGCCACTGCCGCTGGAATTTCCATGCTGGCCGACGCCGAAAGTGCCTTTACCGATGCCATCGGCATGCGCTTTGACGCGCCGCCCGCCGGGCTGATTGGCCGTTCGCTGCGCTATGCGATGTTGGTTGAGGACGGCGTCGTGACCCAGCTCAACATGGAAGAAAACCCCGGCCAGTGCGAACTCTCCGCCGGCGAAGGCCTACTGGCCTCGATGGGCTGA
- a CDS encoding MlaC/ttg2D family ABC transporter substrate-binding protein: MHRRSFLTGLTASAALVPAAPLWALNEAGASKLISSLVADINKVIASGKAENAMFREFERIFKRYSDTSYIAAYALGVDARRASAAQKQNFSKTFQGYISRKYGKRFREFIGGSLEVRSVKRVKKWYEVSTTAYLQGQAPFEVTFLVSDRSGKDLFFNMYIEGVNLLLTERTEIGAILDSNKGDIDAMIAELKRQS, encoded by the coding sequence ATGCATCGCCGCAGCTTTTTGACCGGTCTCACTGCCAGCGCGGCGCTTGTCCCTGCAGCGCCTCTTTGGGCTTTGAACGAAGCCGGCGCCAGCAAATTGATCAGCAGCCTTGTCGCCGACATCAACAAGGTCATTGCATCGGGCAAAGCTGAAAATGCCATGTTCCGCGAGTTTGAGCGGATCTTCAAACGCTACAGCGACACCTCTTACATTGCCGCCTATGCGCTTGGCGTTGATGCCCGCCGGGCCTCTGCCGCCCAAAAACAGAATTTCTCCAAGACCTTCCAGGGCTATATCTCCCGGAAATACGGCAAACGCTTCCGCGAATTCATCGGTGGCAGTCTGGAAGTGCGAAGCGTCAAGCGGGTCAAAAAATGGTACGAAGTCAGCACCACGGCCTATCTGCAGGGCCAAGCGCCCTTTGAGGTCACCTTCCTGGTCTCTGACCGTTCTGGCAAGGATCTCTTCTTTAATATGTATATCGAAGGGGTGAACCTGCTGCTGACCGAGCGCACCGAGATTGGCGCGATCCTGGACAGCAACAAAGGCGATATCGACGCGATGATAGCCGAGCTGAAACGCCAAAGCTAA
- a CDS encoding type I secretion system permease/ATPase — protein sequence MTNKTFKPGYDALTACRRQSRGLYWAVGLFSVFVNMLMLTGPLYMMQVYDRVLGSGSEATLVALSLLVLFLYGMMGLLDYVRGRVLARIGARFQAQLDKRVFDAMVRRSAVAQDPVAQTGTADLEAIQRLMSSPVLGAAFDLPWTPFFLAGIALFHPWLGLLALGGGAVLVAVALLNQMFSRAPLQKAAASSHRANLSSEEIRGEAEMIQSMGMRGAAFQRWQKIRKVALKDTLRANDTGGGFTTLTKTLRLFLQSAMLGLGAYLALRGAVSPGAMIAGSVLMGRALAPIELGLGQWAMVQRAIKGWHSLAELLTKVPPEVERMALPQPAARLEVQALAVVPPGESRAQLRNVSFRVEPGQAIGVIGPSGSGKSTLAKALTGAWKPAAGTVRLDGAALDQYDPDVLGRHFGYLPQRVQLFDGTIAQNIARLAEEPDAEKVVAAAKKAAAHEMIVNLPDGYDTRVSAGGGRLSGGQMQRVALARALYDMPVIVILDEPNSNLDNEGSVALNQAIKALKAAGQSVLIMAHRPAAIQECEMLLVIDKGVQTAFGPKDKVLQEMVANHQSIRKTAGAGGVQ from the coding sequence ATGACAAATAAAACATTTAAGCCTGGTTATGATGCGCTTACGGCCTGCCGCCGCCAGAGTCGTGGTCTCTACTGGGCCGTTGGTCTTTTTAGCGTCTTTGTAAATATGCTGATGCTGACGGGCCCGCTTTATATGATGCAGGTTTATGATCGCGTGCTAGGCAGTGGGTCCGAGGCGACCCTGGTTGCCCTGTCGCTACTGGTGCTGTTTCTCTATGGCATGATGGGCCTTTTGGACTATGTGCGTGGCCGGGTCCTGGCAAGGATCGGTGCCCGGTTTCAGGCGCAATTGGACAAACGGGTGTTTGACGCCATGGTCCGCCGCTCTGCGGTGGCGCAGGATCCCGTTGCCCAGACCGGGACTGCTGATCTGGAGGCAATCCAGCGATTAATGTCCTCTCCGGTTTTGGGCGCGGCTTTTGATCTGCCCTGGACTCCGTTCTTTCTCGCGGGGATAGCCCTGTTCCACCCCTGGTTGGGGTTGCTGGCCCTGGGCGGTGGCGCGGTTCTTGTGGCAGTGGCGCTGCTCAACCAGATGTTCAGCCGTGCACCGTTGCAAAAGGCGGCGGCTTCCTCGCATCGCGCCAATCTCTCCTCCGAAGAAATTCGCGGTGAGGCAGAGATGATCCAATCCATGGGGATGCGCGGGGCTGCGTTTCAGCGCTGGCAGAAAATCCGCAAAGTTGCCCTGAAAGACACCCTGCGCGCCAATGATACCGGCGGCGGCTTCACGACCCTGACCAAGACACTCCGGTTGTTTTTACAATCCGCAATGCTTGGCTTGGGAGCCTATCTGGCGCTCCGGGGGGCGGTCTCGCCGGGGGCAATGATTGCGGGATCCGTGTTGATGGGACGTGCCTTGGCTCCGATCGAGCTGGGGCTGGGGCAATGGGCCATGGTGCAGCGTGCCATCAAGGGCTGGCACTCCCTGGCGGAGTTGCTGACCAAGGTTCCGCCCGAGGTCGAGCGTATGGCGCTGCCACAGCCCGCAGCGCGGCTGGAGGTTCAGGCGCTCGCGGTGGTGCCGCCGGGAGAAAGCCGCGCGCAGCTGCGCAATGTAAGTTTCCGGGTCGAGCCAGGTCAGGCGATTGGGGTGATTGGCCCCTCGGGGTCTGGCAAATCGACGCTGGCCAAGGCGCTGACCGGGGCCTGGAAACCGGCTGCAGGCACCGTGCGCCTGGATGGTGCGGCACTGGACCAATACGACCCGGATGTCTTAGGGCGACATTTTGGCTATCTGCCGCAGCGCGTGCAGTTGTTTGATGGCACCATTGCGCAGAATATCGCGCGTCTGGCTGAAGAGCCGGATGCCGAAAAAGTGGTGGCCGCAGCCAAGAAGGCCGCAGCCCATGAGATGATCGTCAACCTGCCGGATGGCTATGACACCCGCGTCTCTGCCGGGGGCGGGCGGTTGTCAGGCGGACAGATGCAGCGGGTGGCCCTGGCCCGTGCGCTTTATGATATGCCGGTGATTGTGATCCTGGATGAGCCCAACTCGAACCTCGATAACGAGGGTTCGGTGGCTCTGAATCAGGCGATCAAGGCGCTCAAAGCCGCTGGTCAGTCGGTGCTCATCATGGCGCATCGCCCGGCAGCTATTCAGGAATGTGAGATGCTCTTGGTGATCGACAAAGGCGTGCAAACCGCCTTTGGACCCAAGGATAAGGTGCTGCAGGAAATGGTGGCAAATCATCAATCCATCCGCAAGACCGCCGGAGCGGGAGGTGTGCAATGA
- a CDS encoding MlaA family lipoprotein, translating to MRLFTKPRFVFAALALVLSQAGCATQSPDAKAAGEVFDPYENTNRSVHSFNLAVDRYAFRPASKSYVAIVPEPMVTSFSSFARNLSMPGQAVNALLQGNPKLAGQALARFAMNTTIGFLGLADPATEFNLPQVDTDFGKTLAVWGVGEGAYVELPIYGPSTARDATGIFVDFFTNPIGYARNNPADNISIYAEVVRRMGDRGRYSDTVDSILYESADSYAQARLLYLQNRRFELGETAEISEIDPFELNTEGF from the coding sequence ATGCGACTTTTCACCAAACCTCGTTTTGTCTTTGCTGCGCTGGCCCTGGTTTTATCACAGGCAGGCTGTGCCACGCAAAGCCCTGATGCCAAGGCTGCTGGTGAGGTATTTGACCCCTATGAGAACACCAACCGGTCCGTGCACAGCTTTAACCTGGCGGTAGATCGCTACGCCTTTCGCCCCGCCTCAAAGAGCTATGTGGCAATAGTCCCCGAGCCGATGGTTACGAGCTTTTCTTCTTTTGCCCGGAACCTGTCGATGCCGGGGCAAGCCGTCAATGCCCTGCTGCAAGGCAACCCCAAGCTGGCCGGACAGGCTCTGGCCCGGTTTGCCATGAACACAACCATTGGCTTCCTTGGCCTTGCGGACCCTGCCACCGAATTCAACCTCCCGCAGGTAGATACCGATTTTGGCAAAACGCTGGCCGTCTGGGGTGTTGGCGAAGGCGCCTATGTTGAACTGCCGATCTATGGTCCCTCTACCGCGCGGGATGCTACAGGTATTTTTGTCGATTTCTTCACCAATCCCATTGGCTACGCTCGGAATAATCCTGCCGATAACATCAGCATTTACGCTGAGGTAGTGCGCCGCATGGGCGATCGTGGCAGATATTCAGATACCGTGGATTCGATTCTCTATGAAAGTGCCGACAGCTATGCGCAGGCCCGCCTGCTGTATCTGCAGAACCGGCGCTTTGAGCTGGGTGAAACAGCCGAGATCAGTGAAATTGATCCCTTTGAACTAAATACTGAAGGATTCTAA
- a CDS encoding glycerophosphodiester phosphodiesterase family protein: MIPKLPAEFLSLPVAHRALHDVTDGRPENSRAAIRAAIAAGYAIEIDLQYSSDGCPMVFHDDDLDRLTEATGLVAARSRAELELIPLKGGDGECIPTLAEVLDLVAGQVPLLIEIKDQDGNLGPNVGDLEAATAKVLQGYEGAVALMSFNPHSSAALARCAPNIARGLVTSSYDPKDWIPVPKATCDRLRDIPDFVSSQSSFISHEVGDLSRQRVQDLRASGVPVLCWTVKSRAAEDEARKWVDNVTFEQYLSPLPA; this comes from the coding sequence ATGATCCCAAAACTACCTGCTGAATTCCTGTCGCTGCCGGTTGCTCATCGGGCGCTGCACGATGTGACGGATGGACGCCCTGAAAACAGCCGCGCGGCCATCCGCGCGGCGATTGCTGCAGGCTATGCGATCGAAATTGATCTGCAGTACTCCAGCGATGGCTGCCCCATGGTGTTTCATGACGACGACCTGGACCGCCTGACCGAGGCCACAGGTTTGGTCGCGGCCCGCAGCCGGGCAGAGCTGGAACTGATCCCACTAAAAGGCGGGGATGGCGAGTGTATTCCCACCCTGGCCGAGGTGCTGGATCTGGTGGCCGGGCAGGTGCCGTTACTGATTGAGATTAAGGACCAGGATGGCAACCTGGGCCCCAATGTCGGCGATCTGGAAGCAGCCACCGCCAAGGTCCTGCAAGGCTATGAGGGGGCCGTCGCCCTGATGTCGTTCAACCCCCATTCGTCGGCTGCACTGGCCCGGTGCGCGCCCAATATCGCACGTGGATTGGTGACCAGCTCTTATGATCCCAAAGACTGGATCCCGGTTCCCAAAGCCACCTGTGACCGGCTGCGCGACATTCCCGATTTTGTCAGCAGCCAGTCCAGCTTTATCAGCCACGAGGTGGGGGATCTGTCTCGTCAGCGGGTGCAGGATTTACGCGCCTCTGGGGTGCCTGTTCTGTGCTGGACGGTGAAGAGCCGCGCAGCCGAGGATGAAGCGCGCAAATGGGTGGATAATGTTACTTTTGAGCAATATCTTTCACCACTCCCGGCTTGA
- a CDS encoding HlyD family type I secretion periplasmic adaptor subunit, which translates to MSQESEWSARSPLLIGALTLLVLLGGFGTWAVMSSIAGAIVASGRIEVDRNRQVVQHLDGGIVAEILVEEGDSVARGEMLLRLDAKELRSQLAITEGQLFEMMARRGRLEAERDSAKEVTFDAELLALTASRPAVLDLVEGQHRLFVAREESIAREIEQLNKRSSQTRDQITGIKAQQASMELQLELIAEELKNQTTLLDRGLAQAGTVLNLRRTEADLSGRLGELIATEAQALGRITETEIEILKLGSTRREEAITQLRDLRFQELELGENRRTLLERLDRLDITAPVSGIVYDLQVHTPRSVIRAADPVLYLVPQDRPLVIVAQVSPTDIEQIYVGQDVTLKFAALDKRSTPDLYGKVMQVSADAFEDQNTGASFYRAEIELNPEEAQRLPKGTVLIPGMPVESYIRTQDRSPLTYLVKPLADYFVKAFRED; encoded by the coding sequence ATGAGCCAGGAATCCGAGTGGTCCGCCCGCAGCCCGCTGCTAATTGGGGCCCTGACCCTACTGGTCCTGCTGGGGGGATTTGGAACCTGGGCGGTGATGTCTTCGATCGCCGGGGCAATTGTTGCCTCGGGTCGTATCGAAGTGGATCGCAACCGGCAGGTTGTACAGCATCTTGATGGCGGCATTGTCGCCGAGATCCTGGTGGAAGAGGGCGACAGCGTGGCGCGCGGGGAGATGTTGCTGCGTCTGGACGCCAAGGAGCTGCGCTCGCAACTGGCTATCACCGAGGGCCAATTGTTTGAGATGATGGCGCGGCGAGGGCGGCTGGAAGCGGAACGCGACAGCGCCAAAGAGGTTACCTTTGATGCAGAGCTGCTTGCCCTGACCGCGAGCCGCCCGGCGGTGCTGGATCTGGTCGAGGGGCAGCACCGTCTGTTTGTGGCCCGTGAGGAATCCATTGCGCGCGAAATTGAGCAGCTGAACAAACGCAGTTCGCAAACCCGCGATCAGATCACCGGGATCAAGGCGCAGCAGGCCTCGATGGAGCTGCAGCTGGAGTTGATCGCCGAAGAGCTGAAGAACCAGACAACCCTGCTGGACCGGGGGCTGGCCCAGGCGGGGACTGTGCTCAACCTGCGCCGCACCGAGGCCGATCTGAGTGGCCGTCTGGGAGAGCTGATCGCCACCGAGGCCCAGGCCTTGGGGCGGATTACCGAGACCGAGATCGAGATCCTGAAACTGGGGTCGACCCGGCGGGAAGAGGCGATCACCCAGCTGCGCGATCTGCGCTTTCAGGAATTGGAGCTCGGAGAAAATCGCCGCACCCTGCTGGAGCGCCTGGACCGTCTGGATATCACCGCACCGGTTTCGGGCATTGTCTATGACCTGCAGGTCCACACCCCCCGGTCGGTTATTCGGGCGGCAGACCCGGTGTTATACCTGGTGCCGCAGGACCGCCCGCTGGTGATCGTGGCGCAGGTATCGCCCACGGATATCGAACAGATCTATGTCGGGCAGGATGTGACGCTGAAATTCGCGGCTCTGGATAAGCGCAGCACTCCCGATCTGTATGGCAAGGTCATGCAGGTATCGGCGGATGCGTTTGAGGACCAGAACACCGGGGCGTCTTTTTACCGGGCTGAAATCGAGCTGAATCCAGAGGAGGCGCAGCGCCTGCCCAAAGGCACGGTGCTTATTCCCGGCATGCCGGTGGAAAGCTACATCCGCACTCAGGACCGTTCGCCGCTGACCTATCTGGTGAAACCCCTGGCCGACTATTTTGTCAAAGCCTTCCGCGAGGATTGA
- a CDS encoding NAD(P)/FAD-dependent oxidoreductase produces the protein MSHIIVIGAGQAGSSLVAKLRKDGFDGEITLIGAENTLPYQRPPLSKAYLLGEMELERLFLRPESFYADNKITLRLGTVVTAIDAGAKTLSLGDEVIAYDQLALTTGSDPRHLPAAIGGDLDGVFVVRSLGDVDAMAPHVVAGKRALIVGGGYIGLEAAAVCAKRGVDVTLVEMGDRILQRVAAPETSDYFRALHQDHGVTILEGTGLDRLEGEAGQVTRAVLSDGASVEVDFVVVGVGIAPSTQLAALAGLELENGIKTDAQGRTSDPSIWSAGDCASFPYKGGRIRLESVPNAIDQAEVVAQNMMGAGKDYVATPWFWSDQYDVKLQIAGLNTGFDNVVTRAGDGRSTSFWYYKGDQLVAVDAMNDPRAYMVGKRLIDMGKTADKLVVADATADLKPLLKA, from the coding sequence ATGAGTCACATCATTGTGATCGGAGCAGGGCAGGCAGGATCGTCATTGGTGGCGAAGCTGCGCAAAGATGGATTTGATGGCGAAATCACCTTGATTGGTGCCGAAAACACCCTGCCATACCAGCGCCCTCCGCTGTCAAAGGCCTATCTGTTGGGGGAGATGGAGCTGGAACGGCTGTTTTTGCGCCCCGAGAGTTTTTACGCTGACAACAAGATTACCCTACGTCTTGGCACGGTGGTGACGGCGATTGATGCCGGGGCCAAGACCCTGAGCCTGGGCGACGAGGTGATCGCCTATGACCAACTGGCGCTGACCACGGGGTCGGATCCCCGGCACCTGCCTGCCGCTATCGGCGGTGATCTTGACGGGGTTTTTGTGGTGCGCAGCCTGGGCGATGTGGACGCCATGGCGCCGCATGTGGTGGCAGGCAAACGCGCCTTGATCGTTGGCGGCGGTTACATCGGGCTGGAGGCGGCAGCGGTCTGCGCCAAACGCGGTGTTGATGTCACCCTGGTGGAGATGGGCGATCGCATCCTGCAGCGGGTCGCGGCGCCAGAGACCTCTGATTATTTCCGCGCTCTGCACCAGGATCATGGCGTGACCATCCTGGAAGGCACCGGGCTGGACCGTCTGGAGGGCGAGGCGGGGCAGGTGACCCGCGCGGTACTGAGCGACGGCGCCAGTGTCGAGGTTGATTTTGTCGTGGTGGGCGTTGGCATCGCCCCCAGCACGCAACTGGCTGCGCTGGCCGGGCTGGAGTTGGAGAATGGCATCAAGACCGATGCCCAGGGGCGTACATCAGATCCTTCGATCTGGTCCGCGGGGGATTGTGCCTCCTTCCCGTATAAGGGCGGCCGTATCCGGCTGGAAAGCGTGCCAAATGCCATTGATCAGGCCGAAGTGGTGGCGCAAAACATGATGGGCGCGGGCAAGGACTATGTGGCAACGCCCTGGTTCTGGTCTGACCAATATGATGTCAAATTGCAGATCGCAGGGTTGAACACCGGGTTTGACAATGTTGTCACCCGCGCTGGCGACGGGCGGAGCACTTCGTTCTGGTACTACAAGGGCGATCAATTGGTTGCCGTGGATGCGATGAATGACCCGCGCGCCTATATGGTGGGTAAGCGTCTGATCGACATGGGCAAGACGGCAGATAAGCTGGTGGTGGCAGATGCGACAGCGGACCTGAAGCCGCTGCTCAAAGCGTGA
- a CDS encoding RidA family protein, whose product MSIEANLKDLGVTLPEAPAPAANYVPFVVAGDMVYVSGQISSDENGLITGTLGADMDVEAGQAAAKRCAISLLAQLKAACGGDLERLVRVVKLGAFVNSTADFTQQAQVVNGASDFLVTALGEAGRHARSAVSSPSLPLGVAVEIDAVFQIK is encoded by the coding sequence ATGAGCATCGAAGCAAACCTAAAAGACCTGGGCGTCACCCTGCCAGAGGCACCGGCACCTGCGGCAAACTATGTGCCTTTTGTCGTCGCCGGTGACATGGTCTATGTCTCCGGGCAGATCTCTTCGGATGAAAACGGGTTGATCACCGGCACCCTGGGCGCGGATATGGATGTGGAGGCTGGTCAGGCCGCCGCCAAGCGCTGTGCCATCTCCCTGCTGGCGCAGCTCAAAGCCGCTTGCGGTGGCGATCTTGAACGTCTGGTGCGGGTGGTGAAACTGGGCGCATTTGTCAATTCCACTGCGGATTTCACCCAGCAGGCACAGGTGGTGAACGGGGCTTCGGATTTCCTGGTTACGGCGCTGGGCGAGGCTGGCCGTCATGCGCGCTCGGCTGTTAGCTCGCCATCGTTGCCATTGGGTGTTGCGGTTGAAATTGATGCGGTGTTCCAGATCAAATGA